A genomic segment from Pollutimonas thiosulfatoxidans encodes:
- the accC gene encoding acetyl-CoA carboxylase biotin carboxylase subunit, with translation MFEKILIANRGEIALRIQRACRELGIKTVVVHSEADRDAKYVRLADESVCIGPAPARDSYLNMPAIISAAEVTDSEAIHPGYGFLAENADFAERVEKSGFVFIGPRPESIRAMGDKVCAKRAMIEAGVPVVPGSEGALTEDPEEIMQTARDVGYPVIIKAAGGGGGRGMRVVYTEAALLSAVAMTRNEAGAAFNNPEVYMEKFLENPRHIEIQVLADGGRHAVWLGERDCSMQRRHQKVIEEAPAPGIARRLIERIGERCAEACRKMGYRGAGTFEFLYENGEFFFIEMNTRIQVEHTVTEMITGIDLVQQQILIAAGEKFTLRQRDIQFRGHAIECRINAEDAFKFTPSPGRITNWHTPGGPGVRMDSHVFTGYMVPPNYDSMIAKLITYGDTRKQAIARMEIALSEMVVEGVQTNIPLHRELMQDARFIEGGTSIHYLEHKLSQRP, from the coding sequence ATGTTCGAAAAAATCCTCATTGCCAACCGTGGCGAGATCGCCTTGCGTATCCAGCGCGCTTGTCGCGAGCTGGGCATCAAGACGGTTGTCGTCCATTCTGAAGCCGACCGCGATGCCAAGTACGTGCGTCTGGCCGACGAGTCGGTGTGTATAGGGCCAGCTCCCGCGCGCGACAGCTATCTGAATATGCCGGCAATTATCTCGGCGGCCGAGGTCACTGACTCCGAAGCCATCCATCCGGGTTACGGCTTCCTCGCCGAGAACGCCGACTTCGCCGAGCGCGTCGAGAAAAGCGGCTTTGTGTTCATCGGACCGCGTCCCGAATCCATCCGGGCCATGGGCGACAAGGTCTGCGCCAAACGCGCCATGATAGAAGCCGGCGTGCCCGTCGTGCCAGGCTCTGAAGGCGCGCTGACGGAAGATCCCGAAGAGATCATGCAAACCGCACGCGATGTCGGCTATCCCGTCATCATCAAGGCGGCCGGTGGCGGTGGCGGTCGCGGCATGCGCGTCGTCTACACCGAAGCGGCACTGTTGAGCGCTGTGGCCATGACTCGTAATGAAGCCGGTGCCGCCTTCAATAATCCCGAAGTCTATATGGAGAAGTTCCTCGAGAACCCTCGCCATATCGAGATTCAGGTGCTTGCAGATGGGGGCCGCCACGCTGTCTGGCTGGGCGAGCGCGACTGCTCCATGCAGCGACGCCACCAGAAGGTCATAGAAGAAGCCCCTGCACCTGGCATCGCACGCCGCCTGATCGAACGCATCGGCGAGCGCTGTGCGGAAGCCTGCCGCAAGATGGGCTACCGCGGCGCGGGAACCTTCGAGTTCCTGTACGAAAACGGCGAGTTCTTCTTTATCGAGATGAACACCCGCATACAGGTCGAACATACCGTGACCGAAATGATCACCGGCATCGACCTGGTGCAGCAGCAAATCCTGATTGCCGCCGGCGAGAAGTTCACCTTGCGCCAGCGCGACATCCAGTTTCGCGGGCACGCCATCGAGTGCCGCATCAATGCCGAAGACGCGTTCAAGTTCACGCCCAGCCCTGGCCGCATTACCAACTGGCATACGCCGGGCGGTCCGGGCGTGCGCATGGATTCGCATGTGTTCACCGGCTACATGGTGCCGCCCAATTACGACTCCATGATTGCCAAGCTCATCACCTATGGCGACACGCGCAAACAGGCGATTGCCCGCATGGAGATCGCCTTGTCGGAAATGGTCGTAGAAGGCGTTCAGACCAATATTCCACTGCACCGCGAGCTCATGCAGGATGCCCGTTTCATTGAAGGCGGCACCAGCATTCATTACCTCGAACACAAGCTGTCGCAGCGACCTTAG
- a CDS encoding TlpA family protein disulfide reductase, which yields MKRRDFLRQAAVLAAGVAALPWPATAAAASALPPHPFYGNAFPDTQGRSVGLDSYLGKPMVLNFWATWCPPCVKEMPDLDALHNKYPSIHFVGLAVDTTKNVLTFQEKVQVSYPLLVAGHGGIKLMRDLGNKQGGLPFTVVFNGNGRITESILGQIKPAELDALLASLA from the coding sequence ATGAAACGGCGAGACTTCCTGCGCCAGGCTGCGGTGCTTGCAGCCGGCGTGGCGGCGCTGCCCTGGCCCGCAACGGCGGCCGCGGCAAGTGCCCTGCCTCCTCACCCCTTTTATGGCAACGCCTTCCCCGATACGCAAGGCCGCTCCGTCGGGCTGGACAGCTATCTTGGCAAGCCCATGGTGCTGAACTTCTGGGCCACCTGGTGTCCGCCCTGCGTGAAGGAAATGCCCGACCTGGATGCCTTGCATAACAAATACCCTTCTATTCATTTTGTGGGCTTGGCCGTCGATACGACCAAAAACGTTCTGACGTTCCAGGAGAAGGTGCAGGTTTCCTATCCGCTCCTGGTCGCCGGCCACGGCGGCATCAAGCTGATGCGCGATCTGGGCAACAAGCAGGGTGGCCTGCCTTTTACCGTGGTGTTCAACGGAAATGGCCGAATTACCGAAAGCATCCTGGGTCAGATAAAACCGGCCGAACTTGATGCCTTGCTTGCCTCCCTTGCATAG
- the accB gene encoding acetyl-CoA carboxylase biotin carboxyl carrier protein — translation MDLRKLKTLIDLVAESGIAELEITEGEGKVRIVKFSQSLQPVAYAPEPAPAPAAAAPVAPAAAPVPAGHAVKAPMVGTFYRAPNPGASPFVEVGQAVKEGEPLCIIEAMKLLNEIEADKSGVIKEILVENGEPVEYGQPLFVIG, via the coding sequence ATGGACCTCAGAAAACTTAAAACCTTGATCGACCTGGTAGCAGAGTCGGGGATTGCCGAACTGGAGATCACCGAAGGCGAAGGCAAGGTAAGAATCGTCAAATTCTCGCAAAGCCTGCAACCGGTCGCGTATGCGCCCGAACCCGCGCCTGCGCCGGCAGCGGCAGCTCCTGTGGCGCCTGCCGCTGCGCCGGTGCCTGCAGGCCATGCCGTCAAGGCTCCCATGGTCGGAACCTTCTATCGCGCGCCCAATCCGGGCGCGTCGCCGTTTGTGGAAGTCGGTCAGGCGGTCAAAGAAGGCGAGCCCTTGTGCATCATCGAGGCCATGAAGCTTCTCAACGAGATCGAAGCCGACAAGTCAGGCGTGATCAAGGAAATCCTGGTCGAAAATGGCGAGCCGGTCGAGTACGGTCAACCTTTGTTTGTGATCGGCTGA
- the mpl gene encoding UDP-N-acetylmuramate:L-alanyl-gamma-D-glutamyl-meso-diaminopimelate ligase: MHLHILGICGTFMGGLALIARAAGHTVTGCDAGVYPPMSTQLEEQGIRLVEGYEADQLSLKPDLFVVGNVVTRGNPLMEAILDQGQPFISGPQWLGENILNGRHVLAVAGTHGKTTTSAMLAWILQYAGLEPGFLIGGIATDLKVSARHDAASRFFVIEADEYDTAFFDKRSKFVHYRPRTAILNNLEFDHADIFPDLAAIETQFHHLVRTIPASGRILLPAGCQALDRVLDKGCWTPVERFGPGGRWQAVASAHPSHFELRCDGATAGTVQWDLTGEHNQMNALAAVAAAEHVHVPLPTAIAALSAFQGVKRRMELRGTVQDIAVYDDFAHHPTAIATTLAGLRKQVGRGRIIAVLEPRSNTMKLGTMAARLPQALEAADLVFCFGAAQGKHALGWDPAIVLAPLNGRACAYDDLDKMVLAIGRAAQPGDAILVMSNGGFGGVHQKLLQQLQTQAA; the protein is encoded by the coding sequence ATGCATCTACATATACTGGGCATTTGCGGCACGTTCATGGGTGGGCTGGCGCTGATCGCCCGTGCGGCAGGCCACACCGTAACGGGCTGCGACGCCGGCGTTTATCCCCCCATGAGCACGCAGCTTGAAGAACAGGGCATACGCCTGGTCGAGGGCTACGAGGCGGACCAGTTAAGCCTGAAGCCCGACTTGTTCGTGGTGGGCAATGTGGTTACGCGCGGCAACCCCTTGATGGAAGCCATACTCGACCAGGGCCAGCCCTTTATATCAGGCCCCCAGTGGCTGGGTGAAAACATCCTGAATGGGCGGCACGTGCTGGCCGTGGCGGGCACCCATGGCAAAACCACCACCAGCGCCATGCTGGCCTGGATACTGCAGTACGCCGGGCTGGAGCCCGGTTTTCTCATCGGCGGCATCGCCACCGACCTGAAGGTGTCCGCTCGTCACGACGCCGCCAGCCGGTTCTTCGTTATCGAGGCGGACGAATACGACACGGCCTTCTTCGATAAACGGTCCAAGTTCGTGCACTATCGGCCGCGCACCGCCATATTAAATAACCTCGAGTTCGATCACGCCGACATCTTCCCCGACCTGGCCGCCATAGAAACCCAGTTTCATCACTTGGTCCGGACGATCCCGGCCAGTGGCCGCATCTTGTTGCCGGCCGGCTGTCAGGCGCTGGACCGGGTGCTCGACAAAGGCTGCTGGACCCCTGTTGAACGCTTCGGGCCCGGCGGACGGTGGCAGGCCGTCGCCAGTGCGCACCCCTCGCATTTTGAGCTGCGCTGCGACGGCGCCACGGCTGGCACGGTTCAGTGGGATCTGACCGGCGAGCATAATCAAATGAATGCGCTGGCGGCCGTGGCGGCTGCCGAGCACGTGCATGTACCACTGCCGACCGCCATCGCAGCGCTGTCGGCATTTCAGGGGGTGAAACGACGCATGGAGCTGCGCGGTACCGTGCAAGATATTGCGGTATACGATGACTTTGCCCACCACCCCACGGCTATCGCCACGACGCTGGCCGGCCTGCGCAAACAAGTGGGCCGGGGCCGGATTATCGCGGTCCTGGAACCACGCTCCAACACCATGAAGCTGGGCACTATGGCCGCCAGGCTACCTCAGGCGCTGGAGGCGGCCGATCTTGTGTTTTGCTTTGGCGCCGCCCAGGGCAAGCACGCCCTGGGCTGGGATCCGGCCATAGTCCTGGCTCCGCTTAACGGCCGCGCCTGCGCCTACGACGATCTGGATAAAATGGTGCTGGCTATCGGACGCGCGGCGCAACCCGGCGATGCCATTCTCGTCATGAGCAATGGCGGCTTTGGCGGCGTGCACCAGAAGCTGCTGCAACAATTGCAAACCCAGGCTGCCTGA
- the aroQ gene encoding type II 3-dehydroquinate dehydratase: protein MAQHILVLHGPNLNLLGTREPEVYGRHTLADINQRLQQIAADNGAQCATFQSNHEGGLVDRIQAASQDQTDFIIINAAAYTHTSVALRDALAGVDIPYVEVHLSNVHQRESFRHHSYLADKARGVITGLGPYGYEAALCFALAN, encoded by the coding sequence ATGGCGCAGCACATCCTGGTTTTGCACGGCCCCAATCTGAATCTGCTCGGCACACGCGAGCCAGAGGTCTACGGGCGGCATACTTTGGCAGACATCAACCAGCGTTTACAGCAAATTGCCGCCGATAATGGTGCGCAATGCGCGACGTTTCAAAGTAATCACGAAGGCGGGCTCGTCGATCGCATCCAAGCTGCCAGTCAGGACCAGACCGATTTCATCATTATCAATGCTGCAGCCTATACGCATACCAGCGTTGCGCTGCGGGATGCCTTGGCAGGCGTGGACATTCCCTATGTCGAAGTGCATTTGTCCAACGTCCACCAGCGGGAAAGTTTTCGTCACCACTCGTACCTGGCCGACAAGGCACGGGGAGTCATTACGGGGCTCGGGCCATACGGTTACGAGGCCGCCCTCTGTTTTGCCTTGGCAAACTAG
- a CDS encoding YqiA/YcfP family alpha/beta fold hydrolase — protein MILYLHGFRSSPKSHKAALMAQAMQERGLADQWRCPQLPASPARAMALANHLIEQAIRDQGLAPNKDLVIMGSSLGGYYATCLAEDWRCRAVLLNPVVHAARDLATQVGEHSMYHSDDLFTFLPEYVDELAEMAVGRPAHPERYYLLAAKGDEVLDWQEMADWFDGCQGRILEGGDHGLTDFEQWLPDVLAFALSPG, from the coding sequence ATGATCCTGTACCTGCACGGTTTTCGTTCATCGCCCAAATCCCATAAAGCTGCGCTCATGGCGCAAGCCATGCAGGAACGCGGCCTTGCCGATCAATGGCGGTGTCCCCAATTGCCCGCCAGCCCTGCCCGCGCCATGGCGTTGGCCAACCACTTGATCGAGCAAGCCATACGCGACCAAGGCCTTGCACCCAATAAAGATCTGGTCATCATGGGCTCTTCGCTGGGCGGCTATTACGCCACTTGCCTGGCTGAAGACTGGCGGTGCCGGGCGGTGCTGCTGAACCCGGTCGTCCACGCCGCGCGCGACCTTGCCACCCAAGTGGGTGAGCACAGCATGTATCATTCCGACGATCTTTTTACCTTCCTGCCCGAATATGTGGACGAGCTGGCTGAAATGGCCGTGGGCCGGCCTGCCCATCCCGAGCGCTATTACCTTCTTGCCGCGAAAGGCGACGAAGTCCTCGATTGGCAGGAAATGGCAGATTGGTTCGACGGTTGCCAGGGCCGCATACTGGAAGGCGGCGACCACGGACTGACCGATTTCGAACAATGGCTACCGGATGTCCTGGCATTTGCCCTGAGCCCCGGCTAG
- the prmA gene encoding 50S ribosomal protein L11 methyltransferase: MRELVLTCPEAQAEALSDALLDAGALSVSVEDADGDTGAERPLFGEPGLEPEVQAWHRNHIVALLPDGLDPAQMLEQIRAAGIDDIPPGDWSIREVPDADWVRLTQSQFPPIQVGSRIWIVPSWHREHPDVPPGEGMIHIELDPGLAFGTGSHPTTHLCLEWLAANSPVGQSVLDYGCGSGILAIAAQMLGARRTDAVDIDEQAVEATRYNAQVNRVQVNAMLPDQLSDGQFQVVVANILSNPLKVLAPMLANRVAPGGRLALSGILERQAEEVAQAYAPWLKMSVWQAREGWVCLHGTAH, encoded by the coding sequence ATGCGCGAACTCGTGTTGACATGCCCAGAGGCGCAGGCCGAGGCATTATCTGATGCCTTGCTGGATGCCGGCGCGCTGTCCGTATCGGTAGAGGATGCCGACGGAGACACCGGCGCCGAGCGCCCCCTTTTTGGCGAGCCCGGCCTTGAGCCAGAGGTTCAAGCCTGGCATCGCAATCATATTGTGGCTTTGCTGCCCGATGGACTCGACCCCGCGCAGATGCTCGAGCAGATCCGCGCCGCCGGCATCGACGACATTCCACCAGGTGACTGGTCCATACGCGAGGTCCCGGATGCCGATTGGGTAAGGCTTACCCAATCGCAGTTTCCACCCATACAGGTCGGAAGCCGTATCTGGATCGTGCCCAGCTGGCATCGCGAGCATCCCGATGTCCCGCCCGGCGAAGGAATGATCCATATTGAACTGGACCCGGGCCTGGCCTTTGGCACGGGCAGTCATCCTACGACGCACTTGTGCCTGGAATGGCTGGCGGCGAACTCCCCGGTCGGGCAGTCGGTGCTGGACTATGGTTGCGGTTCGGGTATTTTGGCGATCGCGGCCCAGATGTTGGGTGCACGCCGTACCGACGCGGTCGACATCGACGAGCAGGCTGTGGAGGCGACCCGGTACAATGCACAGGTAAACAGGGTGCAGGTCAATGCCATGCTGCCCGATCAATTGTCCGACGGGCAGTTCCAAGTCGTGGTGGCCAACATTCTGTCCAATCCGCTCAAGGTGCTGGCCCCCATGCTCGCCAATCGCGTGGCCCCCGGTGGGCGCCTGGCTTTGTCCGGCATACTGGAGCGACAGGCGGAAGAGGTCGCCCAGGCTTATGCACCCTGGCTCAAAATGAGCGTGTGGCAGGCGCGCGAGGGCTGGGTCTGCCTGCACGGCACTGCACACTAG